ATGTCATGTATTCATTTTTTTTTGACATAGCAATTCCATTTGATAGATTGGTTTATGATTGTCAAATAAGTTTAAGTATTTGCTTACAGTATATTAGCACTATTATATTTATTATATTTAATAATATATTGATAATTACCAGCACAACCTTGTTATTTTAGGATACCACACTATGTTAGCCAAGCGAATTATTCCGTGTTTAGATGTTAAAGACGGACGTGTTGTCAAAGGCGTAAATTTTGTTAACCTTCAAGATGCAGGTGACCCTGTTCACAATGGAATGTTTTATGACCAACAAGGAGCAGATGAACTGGTCTTTCTTGACATTACCGCTTCAAGTGACAGACGCGCCATTATTTTAAAAATGGTGAAAGATGTTGCAGAAACTGTAAATATTCCTTTTACTGTTGGCGGAGGTATCCGAACCGTTGATGACGTAAGAATGATTTTGGAAAATGGTGCTGATAAGGTGTCTATCAATACACAGGCAGTGCAGCAACCCCAACTTATTACCGAATGTGCAAAGCGTTTTGGCTCACAATGTATTGTTGTAGCTATCGATGCAAAAAAAGAAAATGGTAGCTGGAATGTGTATCTACACGGTGGTAGAACCCGCACTGATGTAGATGCAATACAATGGGCAAAAAAGGTTCAAGATTTAGGTGCCGGCGAAATTTTACTCACCAGCATGGACCGTGATGGAACAAGACTTGGCTATGATCTGGAACTTACACAGAGAGTTGCAGATGCTGTATGTATTCCTGTGATAGCATCAGGCGGTGTTGGTACATTAGAACATTTATATGAGGGTTTTGCTATTGGAAAAGCTGACGCGGTATTGGCTGCTTCTATTTTTCATTATCGCGAATATAGTATCAAAGAAGCCAAGGAATATCTTGCAAAACGCGGGATTC
The sequence above is drawn from the Spirochaetota bacterium genome and encodes:
- the hisF gene encoding imidazole glycerol phosphate synthase subunit HisF; this encodes MLAKRIIPCLDVKDGRVVKGVNFVNLQDAGDPVHNGMFYDQQGADELVFLDITASSDRRAIILKMVKDVAETVNIPFTVGGGIRTVDDVRMILENGADKVSINTQAVQQPQLITECAKRFGSQCIVVAIDAKKENGSWNVYLHGGRTRTDVDAIQWAKKVQDLGAGEILLTSMDRDGTRLGYDLELTQRVADAVCIPVIASGGVGTLEHLYEGFAIGKADAVLAASIFHYREYSIKEAKEYLAKRGIHIRPV